One part of the Maribacter aquivivus genome encodes these proteins:
- a CDS encoding nucleotide sugar dehydrogenase, translating into MKDIKIAIIGLGYVGLPLARLFATKYPVIGFDINTERINELRKGHDSTLEVEDDILQAVQKDGPKMETGLFCTNQLADIADCNYYIVTVPTPVDSTNRPILTPLYKASETVSKVLKKGDTVIYESTVYPGVTEDECIPVLEKESGLVYNTDFFAGYSPERINPGDKEHTVEKILKVTSGSTPEVGKKVDALYASVITAGTHLAPTIKVAEAAKVIENSQRDINIAFVNELAKIFNLMGIDTHDVLEAAGTKWNFLPFKPGLVGGHCIGVDPYYLAQKAQEFGYHPEIILAGRRMNDTMGKYVSSEVIKLMVQRDIKIKGSKILVLGITFKENCPDVRNTKAVDVISNLTSYGTDVTIYDPWASAKQVAHEYKMDVVKELPTEKFDAIVLTVAHKEFLEMELKSLLKPEGVLYDVKGILKKDVDARL; encoded by the coding sequence ATGAAAGACATTAAAATTGCTATTATTGGTTTAGGCTATGTAGGCTTGCCACTTGCTAGATTATTTGCAACTAAATATCCTGTTATAGGTTTTGACATTAATACAGAACGTATTAATGAACTTAGAAAGGGTCATGATAGTACTCTTGAGGTTGAAGATGATATTTTACAGGCTGTACAAAAAGATGGTCCAAAAATGGAAACTGGCTTATTTTGCACCAACCAGTTAGCTGATATTGCTGATTGTAATTATTATATTGTCACCGTACCAACTCCTGTAGACAGCACCAACAGACCTATTTTGACCCCACTGTACAAAGCTTCTGAAACAGTAAGTAAAGTATTAAAGAAAGGTGACACGGTTATTTATGAATCAACGGTATACCCTGGGGTTACTGAAGATGAGTGTATTCCGGTTTTAGAAAAAGAAAGCGGTTTAGTTTATAATACAGATTTCTTTGCTGGTTACTCTCCAGAACGTATTAATCCGGGAGACAAAGAACATACTGTAGAAAAAATTCTTAAGGTAACTTCAGGTTCTACTCCCGAAGTAGGAAAAAAAGTTGATGCACTATATGCCTCTGTTATTACTGCAGGTACGCACTTAGCACCAACTATAAAAGTAGCTGAAGCTGCCAAAGTAATCGAAAATTCGCAACGTGATATTAATATTGCCTTCGTTAATGAATTAGCTAAAATATTTAATTTAATGGGCATCGATACCCATGATGTATTAGAAGCAGCAGGTACCAAATGGAACTTTCTTCCTTTCAAGCCAGGTTTAGTCGGTGGTCACTGCATTGGTGTTGATCCTTATTACCTTGCTCAAAAAGCACAAGAATTTGGCTATCATCCAGAAATTATATTAGCAGGTAGACGTATGAACGATACCATGGGTAAATACGTTTCCTCAGAGGTTATAAAATTAATGGTTCAAAGAGATATTAAAATCAAAGGCAGTAAAATTCTAGTATTAGGTATCACTTTTAAAGAAAACTGCCCAGATGTTAGAAATACCAAAGCGGTGGATGTTATTAGCAATTTAACATCTTACGGAACAGATGTTACTATTTATGATCCTTGGGCTTCTGCAAAACAAGTTGCTCATGAATATAAAATGGATGTCGTTAAAGAATTACCAACTGAAAAATTCGATGCCATTGTTTTAACGGTAGCACATAAAGAATTTTTAGAAATGGAACTAAAGAGTTTACTTAAGCCAGAAGGTGTCTTATATGACGTTAAAGGCATTCTTAAGAAAGACGTAGACGCAAGGTTGTAA
- a CDS encoding SDR family oxidoreductase yields MSLYNLNSNFHILVTGGAGFIGSNLCNALLQNGNQVTCLDNFATGKRENVAPLADHPKFTLIEGDIRNLNDCQKACTGVDYILHQAALGSVPRSINDPITSNDVNVSGFLNMLVAARDAKVKRFIYAASSSTYGDSTNMPKVEDIIGKPLSPYAITKYVNELYADVFSKTYGIETIGLRYFNVFGRKQDPNGAYAAVIPKFVMQLMNYESPVINGDGSFSRDFTYIDNVIQMNVRAIVSDNQNAMNTVYNTAYGERTDLNELTELLKEYLGEYDPKIKAVKNVYGPTRAGDVPHSLASVDKAKELLHYDPQFDIKTGLKEAVKWYWENLK; encoded by the coding sequence ATGAGTTTATACAATCTTAATTCTAATTTTCACATACTAGTTACAGGTGGTGCCGGCTTTATAGGCTCTAACCTTTGTAACGCCTTATTACAAAACGGCAATCAAGTTACCTGCTTAGATAATTTTGCTACGGGTAAGCGCGAAAATGTCGCACCTTTAGCAGATCATCCAAAATTTACATTAATTGAAGGTGACATTAGAAATTTGAACGATTGCCAAAAAGCATGTACCGGTGTAGATTACATTTTACATCAAGCCGCTTTAGGTTCTGTACCACGGTCTATAAATGACCCTATTACCAGTAATGATGTTAATGTATCTGGGTTTTTAAATATGCTGGTAGCTGCACGCGACGCCAAGGTAAAACGTTTTATTTATGCAGCTAGCTCCTCTACCTATGGCGATTCAACCAATATGCCCAAAGTAGAAGATATAATAGGTAAACCGCTCTCCCCCTACGCTATCACAAAATATGTGAATGAATTATATGCAGATGTATTCAGTAAAACATACGGTATAGAAACGATCGGCTTGCGTTATTTTAATGTTTTTGGAAGAAAACAAGATCCTAATGGTGCCTATGCTGCCGTAATTCCAAAATTTGTAATGCAACTAATGAATTATGAATCTCCCGTTATTAATGGTGATGGTTCTTTTTCTAGAGATTTCACATATATCGATAATGTAATTCAAATGAATGTTCGCGCCATAGTTTCTGACAACCAAAACGCGATGAATACCGTATATAACACAGCTTATGGTGAACGTACCGATTTAAACGAATTAACAGAACTATTAAAAGAGTATTTAGGGGAATACGACCCAAAAATAAAAGCCGTGAAAAATGTATACGGCCCTACAAGAGCAGGCGATGTACCACATTCCTTAGCTTCTGTTGACAAAGCAAAAGAATTATTACACTACGATCCTCAATTTGATATTAAAACTGGACTTAAAGAGGCGGTTAAATGGTATTGGGAGAATTTGAAGTAA
- a CDS encoding MBOAT family O-acyltransferase, whose translation MQNLLLLGASYIFYAWWDWRFLSLIIISSVIDYIAGLSIHKANTEKQRKCWLIVSLIANLGFLSIFKYYNFFAESFTQAVSTFGWQPNDLTLNIILPVGISFYTFQTLSYTIDIYRRTFQPTKSLLSFFTYIAFFPQLVAGPIERASNLLPQIEKKRKFNKEWFNEGVLQIFIGLFRKIVIADTLATYVDTIYADPSLYNSSTVLLATFFYAFQIYFDFAGYSDIAIGTAKVMGFKFHQNFNLPYFSKSLTEFWRKWHISLSFWLRDYLYISLGGNRKGIKITYRNLMITMLLGGLWHGSSWNFIIWGGIHGLVLSIEKYIKSNSRFNFLNKFAFLGYPLTFFIVLIAWVFFRATTLNSAITAISKILIFKGGIPFIGDINVMANSLFVLTIGIAFDYYLFRKKIALENFGKNFNPLKIAVFCSIVIVLTNLFYSTSNNFIYFQF comes from the coding sequence TTGCAAAACTTATTGCTTTTAGGGGCCAGTTATATCTTTTATGCCTGGTGGGATTGGCGTTTTCTTTCTTTAATAATCATTAGTTCGGTTATCGATTATATTGCCGGCTTATCTATACATAAAGCCAATACAGAAAAGCAACGAAAGTGCTGGCTAATAGTCAGTTTGATAGCGAATTTAGGTTTTCTGTCAATTTTCAAATATTATAACTTCTTTGCCGAATCTTTTACCCAAGCAGTTTCTACTTTTGGTTGGCAACCGAATGATTTAACTCTAAATATAATATTACCAGTAGGTATAAGTTTTTACACTTTTCAAACATTGAGTTATACCATAGATATTTATAGAAGAACTTTTCAACCAACAAAAAGTCTTTTATCTTTTTTTACTTATATAGCTTTTTTTCCTCAATTAGTCGCCGGACCTATTGAACGCGCTTCTAATCTTTTACCCCAAATAGAAAAGAAAAGAAAATTTAATAAAGAATGGTTCAATGAAGGGGTTTTACAGATATTTATTGGTTTATTTAGAAAAATAGTAATTGCTGACACCCTTGCGACTTATGTTGATACCATATACGCCGATCCAAGTCTGTATAATTCTAGTACCGTATTATTAGCCACTTTTTTCTACGCTTTTCAAATATATTTTGATTTTGCTGGCTATTCAGATATAGCTATAGGTACGGCAAAAGTTATGGGATTTAAGTTTCATCAAAATTTCAATTTACCCTATTTCTCTAAATCATTAACAGAATTCTGGCGAAAATGGCATATTTCATTGTCATTTTGGCTGAGAGATTATTTATACATTTCCTTAGGAGGAAATAGAAAAGGAATAAAAATCACCTATCGTAATTTAATGATTACAATGTTACTTGGTGGTCTTTGGCATGGTAGCTCATGGAATTTTATAATTTGGGGCGGTATTCATGGGCTAGTTTTAAGTATAGAAAAATATATAAAATCTAATTCTCGATTTAATTTCTTAAATAAGTTCGCATTTTTAGGATATCCGCTTACATTCTTTATTGTACTAATTGCTTGGGTATTTTTTAGAGCCACTACACTAAACAGTGCTATTACCGCCATTAGTAAAATTTTAATTTTTAAGGGAGGAATTCCATTTATTGGTGATATTAATGTAATGGCCAATTCATTATTTGTATTAACAATAGGCATCGCATTTGATTATTATCTTTTTAGAAAAAAAATAGCATTAGAAAATTTTGGTAAAAATTTTAATCCTTTAAAAATTGCCGTCTTCTGTAGCATAGTAATCGTGTTAACGAATCTTTTTTATTCTACATCAAACAATTTCATATATTTTCAATTTTAA
- a CDS encoding NAD-dependent epimerase, with protein sequence MKILVTGAAGFIGFFVSKSLVEKGHEVVGLDNINDYYDVNLKYARLNELGIARDDAEQFNVLTESTSNATFSFIRLALEDRENLPKLFKAQNFDVVCNLAAQAGVRYSLENPEAYVDSNLVGFLNILECCRNYKIKHLVYASSSSVYGLNEKIPFETTDAVDHPVSLYAATKKSNELMAHSYSHLYGFKTTGLRFFTVYGPWGRPDMAMFLFTDAIVNDQPIKVFNNGKLERDFTYIDDITEGVVRIIQKPVTKQLEKKGSFKIYNIGNSKSVKLMDFITAIEESLDTVAKKYMYPMQPGDVERTWANVDDLIADYDYRPNTPIKEGVDSFVTWYKDYYL encoded by the coding sequence ATGAAAATTTTAGTAACCGGTGCTGCTGGTTTTATTGGCTTTTTCGTTTCAAAAAGTTTAGTAGAAAAAGGTCATGAGGTTGTTGGTTTAGATAATATAAACGACTATTATGATGTAAATCTTAAATATGCCAGGTTAAATGAACTTGGCATAGCTAGAGATGATGCAGAACAGTTTAATGTTTTAACTGAAAGCACTTCAAATGCTACGTTTTCATTTATAAGACTGGCATTAGAAGATCGTGAAAACCTACCAAAGTTATTTAAGGCACAAAATTTTGACGTAGTCTGTAATTTAGCGGCACAAGCAGGGGTACGCTATAGTCTAGAAAATCCTGAAGCTTATGTAGATAGTAATTTAGTTGGTTTTTTAAACATATTAGAATGTTGCCGAAATTACAAAATCAAACATTTGGTGTATGCCAGTAGTTCTAGTGTATATGGTTTGAATGAAAAAATACCTTTCGAAACTACCGATGCTGTTGACCACCCTGTAAGTTTATACGCTGCCACTAAAAAAAGTAATGAACTTATGGCACATTCGTATAGTCACCTATATGGATTTAAAACAACTGGGTTACGTTTCTTTACAGTATACGGCCCTTGGGGCAGACCAGACATGGCCATGTTCTTATTTACAGATGCCATTGTAAACGACCAACCTATAAAAGTATTCAATAACGGAAAATTAGAGCGCGACTTTACCTATATTGATGATATTACAGAAGGTGTAGTGCGTATTATTCAAAAACCGGTTACTAAGCAACTAGAGAAAAAAGGTTCTTTTAAAATTTATAATATTGGTAATAGCAAATCTGTGAAATTGATGGATTTTATCACCGCCATAGAAGAGAGTTTAGACACGGTAGCCAAAAAATACATGTACCCTATGCAACCGGGCGATGTTGAACGAACCTGGGCAAATGTAGATGATTTGATTGCAGATTATGACTATCGTCCAAATACCCCTATAAAAGAAGGTGTTGATAGTTTTGTTACTTGGTACAAAGACTATTACTTATAA
- a CDS encoding nucleotide sugar dehydrogenase codes for MKKITKICCIGAGYVGGPTMSVIAKQCPEIQVTVVDINQDRIDQWNTDDLDTLPIYEPGLKEIVGERRGKNLFFSTEVDKAIDEAQMIFISVNTPTKTYGKGKGQAADLKFIELCARNIAKVAKDDKIVVEKSTLPVRTAQAIQNILDNTGNAVKFEILSNPEFLAEGTAIEDLIHADRVLIGGNDTPSGQAAKDALSAVYEHWLPKERILQTNVWSSELSKLVANAFLAQRVSSINTISALCEKTDANIQEISRAIGFDSRIGPKFLNASVGFGGSCFQKDILNLVYIARSYGLNEVADYWEQVIIANDYQKSRFAENIISSLYNTISGKKIVIYGWAFKKDTNDTRESAAIAVADALLEERAEIIVYDPKVSEERIYADLDYLNTRSPEENRRLLTVTKEPIEVTKEAHAIAILTEWDEFKTYDWTTIYKQMLKPAFVFDGRRLLDNDTMQEIGFNYYKIGQS; via the coding sequence ATGAAAAAGATTACAAAAATATGTTGTATAGGCGCTGGCTACGTTGGCGGACCTACAATGTCGGTTATTGCAAAACAATGTCCAGAAATACAAGTTACGGTTGTAGATATCAATCAAGACCGTATTGATCAGTGGAATACAGACGATTTAGATACACTACCTATATATGAGCCAGGGTTAAAAGAAATTGTAGGCGAAAGACGTGGGAAAAATCTTTTTTTCTCTACAGAAGTTGATAAGGCTATAGACGAAGCGCAAATGATTTTTATCTCAGTAAACACCCCTACCAAAACCTATGGTAAAGGTAAAGGGCAAGCTGCAGATTTAAAATTTATAGAACTTTGTGCCCGTAACATTGCCAAAGTAGCAAAAGATGACAAGATCGTTGTTGAAAAATCTACACTTCCTGTAAGAACTGCTCAAGCAATTCAAAACATTTTAGATAATACTGGTAATGCTGTAAAATTTGAAATTTTATCGAATCCAGAGTTCTTGGCAGAAGGTACTGCTATTGAAGATCTTATACACGCGGATCGTGTATTGATCGGTGGTAACGACACACCAAGTGGTCAAGCTGCAAAAGATGCCCTCAGTGCTGTATATGAGCATTGGCTACCGAAAGAACGTATTTTACAAACCAATGTTTGGTCGTCAGAACTATCTAAACTTGTTGCCAATGCATTTTTGGCACAACGTGTTTCTTCTATTAATACCATTTCGGCATTATGTGAAAAAACAGATGCCAATATTCAAGAAATTTCTAGAGCCATTGGCTTTGATAGTCGTATTGGTCCAAAATTTTTAAATGCATCAGTTGGTTTTGGTGGATCTTGCTTTCAAAAAGACATTTTAAACCTGGTATATATTGCAAGATCATATGGCTTAAATGAAGTTGCCGATTATTGGGAACAGGTCATTATTGCTAATGATTATCAAAAAAGTCGTTTTGCAGAGAACATTATTTCCAGTTTATACAATACCATTTCAGGTAAAAAGATTGTCATATATGGTTGGGCCTTCAAAAAAGACACTAATGACACCAGAGAATCTGCTGCCATTGCTGTTGCAGACGCATTATTAGAGGAGCGTGCCGAGATTATAGTCTATGACCCAAAGGTTTCAGAAGAACGTATTTATGCAGATTTAGATTACCTAAACACGCGATCACCAGAAGAAAATAGAAGGTTATTAACTGTAACCAAAGAACCTATTGAAGTCACAAAAGAAGCACACGCCATTGCTATTTTGACTGAATGGGATGAATTTAAAACCTATGACTGGACAACAATTTACAAGCAAATGCTTAAGCCTGCATTTGTATTTGACGGCAGACGTCTATTAGATAATGACACCATGCAAGAAATAGGATTCAATTATTACAAAATAGGGCAATCATGA
- a CDS encoding DegT/DnrJ/EryC1/StrS family aminotransferase — translation MGGTEQNYVNEAFDTNWIAPLGPNVNAFEQAIKDELGNAVHVAALSSGTAAIHLGLELLGVGKDDDVICQSFTFSASANPIAYLGAHPVFVDSELDTWNMSPSLLRKAIESGIEEGKKPKAIIAVHLYGMPYKVAEIRAVADEFQIPILEDSAEALGSSYNEIPCGTFGDIGILSFNGNKIITTSGGGALVSKNKAYAERAIFLATQARDEAPHYQHSNIGYNYRMSNVLAGIGRGQMEVLKDRVNARRANHQYYIKSLDQFKEIEFLKEPNGYFSNRWLSCILTPSFEIREKLRLALLDQNVESRPLWKPLHLQPIFSNTKHFVDGTSESLFERGLCLPSGSNLSNEELERVVTTIKNVLS, via the coding sequence ATGGGAGGTACAGAGCAAAACTATGTTAATGAAGCCTTTGATACGAATTGGATCGCTCCGTTGGGGCCTAACGTAAATGCTTTTGAACAGGCGATAAAAGATGAGCTTGGCAATGCCGTTCATGTTGCTGCCTTAAGTTCTGGCACAGCTGCTATACATTTAGGCTTAGAGTTATTAGGTGTAGGAAAAGATGATGATGTCATTTGTCAAAGTTTTACTTTTTCGGCGTCTGCCAATCCTATTGCATACTTAGGTGCTCATCCTGTTTTTGTAGATAGCGAGTTAGATACATGGAATATGTCGCCTAGTTTATTAAGAAAGGCAATAGAAAGTGGAATAGAAGAAGGCAAGAAACCTAAAGCAATTATTGCAGTGCATTTATATGGTATGCCTTACAAGGTTGCCGAAATAAGAGCTGTTGCCGATGAATTTCAAATTCCTATTTTAGAAGATAGTGCCGAAGCATTAGGGAGTTCTTATAATGAAATACCTTGTGGAACTTTTGGTGATATAGGGATTTTGTCATTTAATGGAAATAAAATTATTACGACCTCAGGTGGTGGTGCATTGGTTTCTAAAAATAAAGCCTATGCTGAAAGAGCTATATTTTTAGCAACACAAGCAAGAGATGAAGCCCCGCATTATCAGCATTCTAATATTGGTTACAATTATAGAATGAGTAATGTATTAGCAGGTATTGGGCGTGGCCAAATGGAAGTTTTAAAAGATCGAGTTAACGCACGTAGAGCCAATCATCAATACTACATAAAGTCATTAGATCAATTTAAAGAAATTGAATTTTTAAAGGAGCCTAACGGATATTTTTCCAATAGATGGTTAAGTTGTATCTTAACGCCGTCTTTTGAGATAAGAGAAAAGCTTAGGTTGGCGCTTCTAGACCAGAATGTTGAGTCTAGACCTTTATGGAAACCCTTACACTTACAACCTATATTTAGTAATACTAAGCATTTTGTAGATGGAACCTCAGAATCATTATTTGAAAGAGGCCTTTGTTTACCAAGTGGTTCTAACTTATCTAATGAAGAATTAGAGCGTGTTGTAACAACCATCAAAAACGTTTTATCATGA
- a CDS encoding polysaccharide biosynthesis protein has product MIQKYLNYSAQRYASKWLVLGIDLLTVVFSFVLSYLIRFNLTLNFDVHNFLVQIPLVAGAALLAFMIVGSYKGVVRHTGVRDVYNIFNAVCFFSILVIFVVMVNRQLDVLSQFTIPLSIIIINSLITFVGLVASRFVFKSFYNKMNSNIKVTKNIIIYGAGDSGVLTHSAIANNTKSRYKVIGYIDRDAKKIGKNINGVPVFGRKTLTEAFIVKNNISEIIFSIQNIDSRKLRKTVEGLVDLPIVVKIVPPIEDWINGELKVSQIKQVQIEDLLDRAPITIKNSKIAMELMNKTVMVTGGAGSIGSEIVRQICNYGYKSLIVIDSAESALYDLQQELKQNGFHNFIPIVTDIRDKNRMNALFGEHRPNVVFHAAAYKHVPLMEYNSYEAIKINIGGTKNVADLSIIHGVEKFVFVSTDKAVNPTNVMGATKRIAELYISCMQKENKTKFITTRFGNVLGSNGSVIPLFRKQIEKGGPLTLTHKDITRYFMTIPEASQLVLEAGAMGEGGEIFIFDMGESVKIFDLAKNMIKLSGLRYPDDIDIKITGLRPGEKLYEELLANGENTLPTYHQKIKISKVRDVEYAKVRSKIDELCITNMFFSGNTVKLMKEIVPEYVSKNSDFCELDNPSESSDDQNKAPLKIVQP; this is encoded by the coding sequence ATGATACAGAAATACCTAAATTACAGTGCACAGCGCTATGCCTCTAAGTGGCTTGTGTTGGGCATTGACCTACTAACGGTAGTTTTCTCGTTTGTACTATCTTATCTTATTCGATTTAATTTAACCTTAAATTTCGATGTCCATAACTTTTTGGTTCAAATACCTTTAGTGGCAGGAGCTGCTTTATTAGCCTTCATGATTGTAGGTTCTTATAAAGGTGTGGTACGACATACGGGGGTTAGAGACGTGTATAATATATTTAATGCCGTATGCTTTTTTAGTATACTGGTTATTTTTGTTGTTATGGTGAACAGACAATTAGATGTGTTGAGCCAATTCACCATACCATTATCTATCATTATAATTAATAGTTTAATCACTTTTGTTGGTTTGGTTGCCTCTCGTTTTGTTTTTAAATCTTTTTATAACAAAATGAACAGCAACATTAAAGTGACCAAGAATATTATCATTTATGGTGCGGGTGATTCTGGTGTACTTACACACAGTGCCATTGCCAACAATACCAAAAGCAGGTATAAGGTTATTGGTTACATTGATCGAGATGCAAAGAAAATAGGAAAGAATATTAACGGTGTACCGGTATTTGGAAGAAAAACATTAACCGAAGCGTTCATTGTTAAGAATAATATTTCAGAAATTATTTTCTCTATACAGAATATAGATTCTAGAAAACTAAGAAAGACCGTTGAAGGTTTGGTTGATTTACCTATTGTAGTAAAAATAGTACCACCTATTGAAGATTGGATCAATGGAGAACTAAAAGTTTCTCAAATAAAACAAGTGCAAATTGAAGATTTATTAGATCGTGCACCAATTACTATAAAGAATAGTAAAATTGCGATGGAGTTAATGAACAAGACCGTTATGGTAACTGGTGGAGCGGGTTCTATTGGTAGTGAGATTGTTCGCCAAATATGTAATTATGGGTATAAATCTTTAATTGTTATTGATTCAGCAGAGTCAGCATTGTATGATCTGCAACAAGAATTAAAGCAAAATGGATTTCATAATTTTATTCCGATCGTAACAGATATTAGAGATAAAAATAGAATGAATGCACTTTTTGGAGAACACAGACCAAATGTTGTTTTTCATGCTGCAGCATATAAGCATGTTCCTTTAATGGAGTACAATTCTTATGAAGCCATTAAAATTAATATTGGCGGTACTAAGAATGTTGCAGATTTATCTATTATACATGGTGTTGAAAAATTTGTTTTCGTATCTACCGATAAGGCAGTGAACCCTACCAATGTAATGGGGGCTACCAAGCGTATTGCAGAATTGTATATTAGTTGTATGCAAAAAGAAAATAAAACTAAGTTCATAACAACCAGATTCGGTAACGTACTTGGGTCTAATGGTTCAGTAATACCATTGTTTAGAAAACAGATAGAAAAGGGTGGTCCGTTAACCTTAACGCACAAAGATATCACTCGTTATTTTATGACTATACCGGAAGCTTCTCAATTGGTTTTAGAAGCCGGTGCAATGGGTGAAGGTGGTGAGATATTTATATTTGATATGGGCGAATCTGTTAAGATTTTTGATTTGGCCAAAAATATGATCAAGCTTTCTGGCTTGAGGTACCCAGATGATATCGATATTAAAATTACTGGTTTACGACCAGGTGAAAAGTTATATGAAGAATTATTGGCCAATGGAGAAAATACCTTGCCAACCTATCATCAGAAAATTAAGATCAGTAAAGTGCGCGATGTAGAATATGCGAAAGTAAGATCAAAAATTGATGAACTTTGTATTACCAATATGTTTTTTAGTGGGAATACGGTTAAGCTAATGAAGGAGATTGTTCCAGAATATGTGTCTAAAAATTCAGACTTTTGTGAACTTGATAACCCATCTGAATCTTCAGATGATCAGAATAAAGCGCCACTTAAAATTGTACAACCTTAA
- a CDS encoding polysaccharide biosynthesis/export family protein: protein MNTLKTKFNHYGLLVFLGVLIASCGSKKDVVYFQDAEDYETIVSDNTHVNTFKVDDVVGINVSTLDALASMPFNLFSSAQGEGGFGQPQQLDYIVDKNGEIDFPVVGNIKIVGLTPEETKALLKQELEPYLKNPIINIRLRNFTVTVLGQVNRPGTYQVNGEQITVLEAIGLANDLNIKGKRDNVLVIRDFNGTKVYTRIDLTKKAALNSPVYYLTQNDVVYVEPNQSAVTQSTLDNRAGLTVSIASLIITTAVIILTRS from the coding sequence ATGAATACATTGAAAACGAAATTTAATCACTACGGCTTATTGGTGTTTTTAGGAGTACTTATAGCTTCATGCGGATCGAAAAAAGATGTGGTATACTTTCAAGATGCAGAAGATTATGAAACTATTGTAAGTGATAATACACACGTAAATACCTTTAAAGTAGATGATGTAGTCGGTATTAATGTATCAACCTTAGATGCGCTGGCGAGTATGCCCTTTAATTTATTTTCTTCTGCACAAGGGGAAGGTGGTTTTGGTCAACCACAACAATTGGATTATATCGTTGATAAAAATGGTGAAATTGATTTCCCGGTAGTGGGTAATATTAAAATTGTAGGACTTACACCTGAAGAAACAAAAGCCTTGTTGAAACAAGAATTAGAACCGTATTTAAAAAATCCGATTATTAATATTCGTTTGAGAAACTTTACAGTAACCGTTTTAGGTCAAGTAAATAGACCAGGTACGTACCAAGTAAATGGAGAGCAAATAACTGTTTTAGAAGCTATTGGTCTTGCAAATGATTTAAATATAAAAGGTAAGCGTGATAATGTGTTGGTGATCCGTGATTTTAATGGCACTAAAGTATATACTCGTATTGATTTGACCAAGAAGGCAGCATTGAATTCACCTGTGTATTATTTGACACAGAATGATGTGGTGTATGTAGAGCCAAACCAGTCGGCAGTTACACAATCAACCTTAGATAATAGAGCAGGTTTAACGGTGTCTATTGCATCTTTAATTATTACGACAGCTGTAATTATACTTACAAGAAGCTAG